One segment of Meriones unguiculatus strain TT.TT164.6M chromosome 3, Bangor_MerUng_6.1, whole genome shotgun sequence DNA contains the following:
- the LOC110541412 gene encoding UDP-glucuronosyltransferase 2A2 isoform X2 — protein sequence MLKNVFLWSLQISLLGITLGGNVLIWPMEGSHWLNIKIIIDELIRKEHNVTVLVASGALFITPSISPSLTFDIYPVPFSKEKIESVIKDFVLTWLENRPSPSTIWKFYNEMAKVIKEFHVVCRGICDGVLKNEKLMAKLKKGKFEVLLSDPVFPCGDIIAIKLGIPFIYSLRFSPASTVEKHCGKVPFPPSYVPAILSELTDKMSFPDRVRNFISYRMQDYMFETLWKQWDSYYSKALDCSHWLNIKILLEELSQRNHSVTVLTSSTTLFINSTPDAFLHFEEIPVSYKKSNIEEIIEHMISLWLNHRPTPLTMWTFYKELGKLFEAFYKINTQVCDGVLNNPTLMAKLQKASFDVLIADPVTICGDLVALKLGIPFVYTMRFSPAFTVERHCGKIPSPFSYVPAALSELSDQMSFGERVKNTLSYSLQDFIFKSYWGGWNSYYSRVLGKPTTLCEIMGKAEIWLMRTYWDFEFPRPYLPNFEFVGGLHCKPAKPLPKEMEEFVQSSGEHGVVVFSLGSMVKNLTEEKANLIASALAQIPQKVLWRYKGKIPATLGSNTRLFDWIPQNDLLGHPKTRAFITHGGTNGIYEAIYHGIPMVGVPMFADQPDNIVHMKAKGAAVEVNMNTMTSADLLHAVRTVINEPSYKENAMRLSRIHHDQPVKPLDRAVFWIEFVMRHKGAKHLRVAAHDLSWFQYHSLDVIGFLLACVASAIFLVAKCCVFVFQKIGKKGKKKKRD from the exons ATGTTGAAAAACGTTTTCCTGTGGTCTCTTCAGATAAGTCTCCTGGGAATTACTCTTGGCGGGAATGTTCTCATCTGGCCAATGGAAGGCAGTCACTGGCTAAATATTAAGATAATAATAGATGAGCTCATAAGGAAAGAACATAATGTGACTGTCCTTGTTGCATCCGGTGCGCTTTTCATCACACCATCAATTAGCCCATCTCTGACTTTTGATATATATCCAGTGCCCTTCAGCAAGGAAAAAATTGAAAGTGTGATTAAGGACTTTGTCTTGACATGGCTGGAAAACAGGCCGTCTCCTTCAACTATCTGGAAGTTCTATAATGAAATGGCCAAAGTCATTAAGGAGTTCCATGTGGTGTGCAGAGGTATTTGTGATGGcgttcttaaaaatgaaaagctgATGGCCAAACTGAAGAAAGGAAAGTTTGAAGTACTGTTATCAGACCCAGTATTTCCATGTGGTGATATCATAGCTATAAAACTGGGAATCCCATTTATCTATTCCTTGAGGTTTTCTCCAGCCTCTACCGTGGAAAAGCACTGTGGAAAGGTCCCATTCCCTCCTTCCTATGTTCCTGCAATTTTGTCAGAACTCACAGACAAGATGTCCTTCCCTGACAGAGTCAGAAACTTCATCTCCTACCGAATGCAGGACTACATGTTTGAAACGCTTTGGAAGCAATGGGATTCCTATTACAGTAAAGCTTTAG ACTGCAGCCATTGGTTAAATATTAAGATTCTTCTTGAAGAGCTGAGTCAAAGAAATCACAGTGTGACTGTACTGACTTCATCAACAACTTTATTCATCAACTCCACTCCTGATGCCTTCTTGCATTTTGAAGAGATTCCGGTTTCCTACAAAAAAAGCAACATAGAGGAAATAATTGAGCATATGATCTCACTGTGGCTAAACCACAGACCGACACCTCTCACAATGTGGACTTTCTACAAAGAACTGGGAAAGCTCTTTGAGGCCTTCTACAAAATTAATACACAAGTCTGTGATGGTGTGTTAAACAATCCCACGCTAATGGCAAAACTTCAAAAGGCTAGCTTCGATGTGTTGATAGCTGATCCAGTAACCATCTGTGGAGACCTGGTGGCCCTGAAATTGGGAATTCCGTTTGTGTACACAATGCGATTCTCTCCAGCCTTTACAGTGGAGAGGCACTGTGGGAAAATTCCTTCACCATTCTCTTACGTACCTGCAGCCTTGTCAGAGCTCAGTGACCAGATGTCCTTTGGTGAAAGGGTTAAGAACACCCTATCTTATTCTCTACAAGACTTTATATTTAAGTCCTACTGGGGAGGATGGAATTCCTACTACAGCAGAGTTCTGG GAAAACCCACCACTTTATGTGAGATTATGGGGAAAGCTGAGATTTGGCTGATGCGGACATACTGGGACTTTGAATTCCCTCGTCCATATTTACCTAATTTTGAGTTTGTGGGAGGACTGCATTGCAAACCTGCCAAACCTTTACCTAAG GAAATGGAAGAATTTGTCCAGAGCTCAGGGGAACATGGTGTTGTGGTGTTTTCTCTGGGGTCAATGGTCAAAAACCTGACAGAAGAAAAGGCCAACCTCATTGCCTCGGCCCTTGCCCAGATTCCCCAGAAG GTTTTGTGGCGATACAAAGGAAAGATACCAGCCACATTAGGATCCAATACAAGGCTGTTTGACTGGATTCCCCAGAACGATCTTCTTG GACATCCCAAAACCAGAGCTTTTATCACTCATGGTGGAACAAATGGAATTTATGAGGCCATTTACCATGGAATTCCTATGGTGGGAGTTCCCATGTTTGCTGATCAGCCAGACAACATTGTTCACATGAAGGCTAAGGGAGCAGCTGTGGAGGTGAACATGAACACTATGACAAGTGCAGATTTGCTCCATGCTGTGAGAACAGTTATCAATGAGCCATC TTATAAAGAAAATGCCATGAGACTATCAAGAATCCACCACGACCAGCCAGTGAAGCCCCTGGACAGAGCTGTCTTCTGGATTGAGTTTGTCATGCGCCACAAAGGAGCCAAGCACCTTCGCGTGGCAGCGCATGACCTCAGCTGGTTTCAGTACCACTCTCTGGATGTGATTGGGTTCCTGCTGGCCTGTGTGGCATCTGCTATATTTTTGGTTGCAAAATGCTGTGTTTTTGTATTTCAAAAAATtggtaaaaaaggaaaaaagaaaaaaagagactag
- the LOC110541412 gene encoding UDP-glucuronosyltransferase 2A1 isoform X1, giving the protein MLKNVFLWSLQISLLGITLGGNVLIWPMEGSHWLNIKIIIDELIRKEHNVTVLVASGALFITPSISPSLTFDIYPVPFSKEKIESVIKDFVLTWLENRPSPSTIWKFYNEMAKVIKEFHVVCRGICDGVLKNEKLMAKLKKGKFEVLLSDPVFPCGDIIAIKLGIPFIYSLRFSPASTVEKHCGKVPFPPSYVPAILSELTDKMSFPDRVRNFISYRMQDYMFETLWKQWDSYYSKALGKPTTLCEIMGKAEIWLMRTYWDFEFPRPYLPNFEFVGGLHCKPAKPLPKEMEEFVQSSGEHGVVVFSLGSMVKNLTEEKANLIASALAQIPQKVLWRYKGKIPATLGSNTRLFDWIPQNDLLGHPKTRAFITHGGTNGIYEAIYHGIPMVGVPMFADQPDNIVHMKAKGAAVEVNMNTMTSADLLHAVRTVINEPSYKENAMRLSRIHHDQPVKPLDRAVFWIEFVMRHKGAKHLRVAAHDLSWFQYHSLDVIGFLLACVASAIFLVAKCCVFVFQKIGKKGKKKKRD; this is encoded by the exons ATGTTGAAAAACGTTTTCCTGTGGTCTCTTCAGATAAGTCTCCTGGGAATTACTCTTGGCGGGAATGTTCTCATCTGGCCAATGGAAGGCAGTCACTGGCTAAATATTAAGATAATAATAGATGAGCTCATAAGGAAAGAACATAATGTGACTGTCCTTGTTGCATCCGGTGCGCTTTTCATCACACCATCAATTAGCCCATCTCTGACTTTTGATATATATCCAGTGCCCTTCAGCAAGGAAAAAATTGAAAGTGTGATTAAGGACTTTGTCTTGACATGGCTGGAAAACAGGCCGTCTCCTTCAACTATCTGGAAGTTCTATAATGAAATGGCCAAAGTCATTAAGGAGTTCCATGTGGTGTGCAGAGGTATTTGTGATGGcgttcttaaaaatgaaaagctgATGGCCAAACTGAAGAAAGGAAAGTTTGAAGTACTGTTATCAGACCCAGTATTTCCATGTGGTGATATCATAGCTATAAAACTGGGAATCCCATTTATCTATTCCTTGAGGTTTTCTCCAGCCTCTACCGTGGAAAAGCACTGTGGAAAGGTCCCATTCCCTCCTTCCTATGTTCCTGCAATTTTGTCAGAACTCACAGACAAGATGTCCTTCCCTGACAGAGTCAGAAACTTCATCTCCTACCGAATGCAGGACTACATGTTTGAAACGCTTTGGAAGCAATGGGATTCCTATTACAGTAAAGCTTTAG GAAAACCCACCACTTTATGTGAGATTATGGGGAAAGCTGAGATTTGGCTGATGCGGACATACTGGGACTTTGAATTCCCTCGTCCATATTTACCTAATTTTGAGTTTGTGGGAGGACTGCATTGCAAACCTGCCAAACCTTTACCTAAG GAAATGGAAGAATTTGTCCAGAGCTCAGGGGAACATGGTGTTGTGGTGTTTTCTCTGGGGTCAATGGTCAAAAACCTGACAGAAGAAAAGGCCAACCTCATTGCCTCGGCCCTTGCCCAGATTCCCCAGAAG GTTTTGTGGCGATACAAAGGAAAGATACCAGCCACATTAGGATCCAATACAAGGCTGTTTGACTGGATTCCCCAGAACGATCTTCTTG GACATCCCAAAACCAGAGCTTTTATCACTCATGGTGGAACAAATGGAATTTATGAGGCCATTTACCATGGAATTCCTATGGTGGGAGTTCCCATGTTTGCTGATCAGCCAGACAACATTGTTCACATGAAGGCTAAGGGAGCAGCTGTGGAGGTGAACATGAACACTATGACAAGTGCAGATTTGCTCCATGCTGTGAGAACAGTTATCAATGAGCCATC TTATAAAGAAAATGCCATGAGACTATCAAGAATCCACCACGACCAGCCAGTGAAGCCCCTGGACAGAGCTGTCTTCTGGATTGAGTTTGTCATGCGCCACAAAGGAGCCAAGCACCTTCGCGTGGCAGCGCATGACCTCAGCTGGTTTCAGTACCACTCTCTGGATGTGATTGGGTTCCTGCTGGCCTGTGTGGCATCTGCTATATTTTTGGTTGCAAAATGCTGTGTTTTTGTATTTCAAAAAATtggtaaaaaaggaaaaaagaaaaaaagagactag